In the genome of bacterium, one region contains:
- a CDS encoding DUF5060 domain-containing protein, with protein MKKLIIVILFLCFNGSAQVIFNFEENIEDWCSGTPNVELTTSQKYSAIGSKSLKISSKNTDTTQISYSGKLDFSNTQFLKFNMYLPDTNLSEISFKCYVKDVEWHWFETKLFRIKGGEKKEVSINVSHTSFDWKPLNHFKGWDNYVTRDIGEFGIIFFFQKNYTGPVYIDAVELVKTRFPDGKVYLYDFEDSNDKLTTFGRFEISFKSSYIPVNPFDPKEFRVVAKFVSPTGKTFEVPAFYYHNYLRYLDVDGENLEPYGTEEWKIRFSPQEAGRYFYTLGIYVNDNIISELNGGDFLVTKSKDKGFIRLDKKDPLYLSFQNGTFFYPIGHTLRSTDDLRSPYRYEFSPPKNMGTFAYDQYFKKMSDNGENYARVWMSAWWAGIEWSPFYSPHYRGLGRYSVENAWRLDYLLESANKNDIYIDLTLINHGQFGRPDAEWRDNPYNAINDGILENANEFFTDKNAIEYFQRRLDYIVSRWGYSKNIVFWELWNEIDLTINYNTQNVKNWHKIIHPYIKNIDPYKHLITTHYCRRNADPTVWAIPELEMIVGNSYDAEMVKSVLDFFVKRKPFEKPIFINEYGVGRNRQFLENNLHAGIWASSMTPMTGSALFWWWPFIDHFDLYFHYKALSNFWKGEDRRGKNFQLTPATVHSDNKDLGIIGIQNSSEGFFWIYAEKLFNDKKPQISSAERVCTVDISNFSKGNYKLEFWDTYKGTILATQNLLIKDEKEKILIPKFINDIAIKIKKK; from the coding sequence ATGAAAAAATTAATAATAGTAATTTTGTTTTTATGTTTCAATGGTTCTGCCCAGGTTATATTTAATTTTGAAGAAAATATTGAAGATTGGTGTAGTGGAACCCCAAACGTGGAACTAACCACCTCTCAAAAATATTCTGCAATTGGTTCTAAATCTCTTAAAATTTCTTCAAAAAATACTGATACAACCCAGATATCATATTCAGGTAAACTCGATTTTTCTAACACTCAATTTCTTAAGTTTAATATGTATCTCCCCGATACAAACCTTTCAGAAATTTCGTTTAAATGTTATGTTAAAGATGTTGAGTGGCACTGGTTTGAGACAAAACTTTTCAGAATAAAAGGTGGAGAAAAAAAAGAGGTGAGCATAAATGTTTCTCATACAAGTTTTGACTGGAAACCTCTTAACCATTTTAAAGGATGGGACAATTACGTAACTCGAGATATAGGAGAATTTGGCATAATCTTCTTTTTTCAGAAAAACTATACTGGTCCAGTATATATTGACGCTGTTGAGTTAGTAAAAACAAGGTTCCCTGATGGAAAGGTTTATCTTTACGATTTTGAAGATTCTAATGATAAGTTAACAACATTTGGCAGGTTTGAGATATCTTTTAAGTCTTCTTATATACCTGTCAACCCTTTTGACCCAAAAGAGTTTAGGGTTGTTGCAAAATTTGTTTCTCCAACAGGCAAAACTTTTGAAGTACCAGCATTTTATTACCATAACTATCTTAGGTATCTTGATGTTGATGGTGAAAACCTTGAACCTTATGGGACAGAAGAGTGGAAGATACGTTTTTCTCCTCAGGAGGCAGGTAGATACTTTTATACTCTTGGTATCTATGTGAATGATAATATAATTTCCGAACTCAATGGCGGAGATTTTCTTGTCACTAAATCCAAAGATAAAGGATTTATAAGATTGGACAAGAAAGACCCTCTATATTTATCTTTTCAAAATGGAACTTTTTTCTACCCTATAGGTCATACTCTCAGGTCAACAGATGATTTAAGAAGCCCATACAGATATGAGTTTTCTCCTCCAAAAAATATGGGGACTTTTGCTTATGACCAGTATTTTAAAAAAATGAGTGATAATGGAGAAAACTACGCAAGAGTATGGATGTCTGCATGGTGGGCTGGTATAGAGTGGAGTCCTTTTTACTCCCCCCATTACAGGGGACTTGGCAGGTATAGTGTTGAAAACGCTTGGCGGCTTGATTATCTGCTTGAATCTGCTAACAAGAACGATATATATATAGACCTAACTTTAATAAATCACGGTCAGTTTGGTAGACCTGACGCTGAGTGGCGTGACAACCCTTATAATGCTATAAACGACGGTATCCTTGAAAATGCTAATGAGTTTTTTACCGACAAAAATGCTATTGAATATTTTCAAAGACGGCTCGATTATATAGTGTCAAGATGGGGATACTCTAAAAACATTGTTTTTTGGGAACTATGGAACGAAATTGATTTAACAATCAATTATAATACTCAAAATGTAAAAAATTGGCACAAAATTATTCATCCTTATATAAAGAATATAGACCCATACAAACACTTAATAACAACCCATTATTGCAGAAGGAACGCAGACCCAACTGTATGGGCAATCCCTGAACTTGAAATGATTGTTGGTAATTCTTATGACGCTGAAATGGTAAAATCTGTATTAGATTTTTTTGTGAAAAGAAAACCTTTTGAAAAACCTATTTTTATAAACGAGTACGGAGTAGGACGAAACAGACAGTTTCTTGAAAATAACCTACATGCGGGGATATGGGCGTCGTCTATGACTCCAATGACAGGCTCAGCTCTATTCTGGTGGTGGCCGTTTATTGACCATTTTGATTTATATTTTCATTACAAAGCCCTCTCAAATTTTTGGAAAGGAGAAGATAGACGTGGAAAGAATTTTCAACTTACACCTGCTACAGTTCATTCTGATAATAAAGATTTAGGTATAATTGGTATACAGAATAGTTCCGAAGGTTTCTTCTGGATTTATGCTGAAAAACTTTTTAATGATAAAAAACCACAGATATCTTCTGCAGAAAGAGTTTGTACTGTCGATATTAGTAATTTTTCAAAAGGCAATTACAAACTTGAATTTTGGGACACATATAAAGGAACGATTTTAGCCACACAAAATTTACTTATTAAAGACGAAAAAGAAAAAATCTTAATACCAAAATTTATCAATGATATTGCAATTAAAATAAAGAAAAAATGA
- a CDS encoding tetratricopeptide repeat protein, protein MVKKIYFIFFCLLCIICSNLFSDNKFYSVGIDFYKAKNYTKAVQNLKKVEGKERDDPQFYYYLGNAFYYLKNYKEAPPHLTKYLLNADLKNTRIYGSYRESTSNLFQSYKQEKEWNKNIKISKQLLKRVENEKTFSRLIPFINNNIADSNSREGHQFFQIKDYTNAKKYYEESLLYNSSNIHTNERLGVSNFFLNLYQEAEKNFIFVLESSNIKIWRNISTSSYYLIQIKPDITPISETIKDKNILSYKILNIYDLLKKEKYTKAFEILEKLEEEEQTSGAIALDIVNKLQKDSSQPEQFFIHFIKFFPLARQADSLTNRALNTLRNNVNREKIRVDLVNTLKYIIEEKAPQDVKPKYENFLLKARFNYPTEENEEFLREKVESYLLVASKYKENPISKDLLFDVAMIYTKQLDNDIEAIKILEPLEEEAHRNSSIELANIYMKQEDFEKASLLFKKIASKNPKDEILQILLGESLLKAGNCDEGVDILQRVSTKTRNNRIKARITNFLSDYREIPLLENITINDTLFITTTELETYHSISINADNISLPLRQSVLDTEVYLFSQDKRSFPFSIEVESKKKPSLTEPYTLYEIREGKTYLAKWSDEKVASPNKWQHIKPFSIIYPSKEALPEGIKILRNNYFEKDELIVEIEIFFPSNNWDINIFNPSYLRRGTTVSPTPDSFSNSSVFYKNRGDNIKIQLIYPKRPDILNYYPEVVLTKKTISENRAIKNEKEVIQFNGVSVKTVEKIPNILFLKEVKTVVNLEEKVERL, encoded by the coding sequence ATGGTAAAAAAAATATATTTTATTTTCTTCTGTTTATTATGTATTATATGCTCTAATCTGTTTTCTGACAATAAATTTTATAGTGTAGGCATAGACTTTTATAAAGCCAAAAATTACACTAAGGCTGTACAAAACTTAAAAAAAGTTGAAGGTAAAGAAAGAGATGACCCTCAATTTTACTATTACCTTGGCAATGCCTTCTATTATCTAAAGAACTACAAAGAAGCTCCACCCCATTTAACCAAATATCTCCTTAATGCTGATCTTAAAAACACACGCATTTATGGTTCTTACAGAGAATCTACCAGCAACCTTTTCCAGTCTTATAAGCAAGAAAAAGAATGGAATAAAAATATTAAAATAAGTAAACAATTGTTAAAAAGAGTTGAAAACGAAAAAACTTTTAGCCGCTTAATACCTTTTATAAACAACAATATCGCTGATTCAAATTCAAGAGAAGGACACCAGTTTTTTCAAATAAAAGATTATACAAACGCAAAAAAATATTACGAAGAATCTTTACTATACAATTCAAGCAATATTCATACTAACGAACGATTAGGGGTTTCCAATTTTTTTCTCAACTTATACCAAGAGGCAGAAAAGAATTTTATATTTGTGCTGGAAAGTAGCAATATAAAAATTTGGCGAAACATCTCTACATCTTCTTATTACCTCATACAGATAAAGCCAGATATTACACCTATCTCTGAAACCATTAAAGATAAAAATATTTTGTCTTACAAAATTCTTAATATCTACGATTTACTAAAGAAAGAAAAATATACCAAAGCTTTTGAAATTCTTGAAAAACTTGAAGAAGAAGAGCAAACATCAGGTGCTATTGCACTTGATATAGTTAATAAACTTCAGAAAGATTCTTCTCAACCAGAACAGTTCTTTATCCACTTTATTAAATTTTTCCCTTTGGCAAGACAAGCAGATTCTTTAACAAATCGGGCCTTAAATACACTTAGGAATAATGTGAATAGAGAAAAAATAAGAGTAGATTTGGTAAATACCCTCAAATATATCATTGAGGAAAAAGCACCTCAAGATGTTAAACCTAAATATGAGAATTTTCTACTTAAAGCAAGGTTTAATTACCCCACTGAAGAAAATGAAGAATTCTTACGTGAAAAAGTTGAAAGTTATTTACTTGTTGCATCTAAATATAAAGAGAACCCAATATCTAAAGACTTATTGTTTGATGTTGCAATGATTTATACCAAACAACTTGACAATGATATTGAGGCTATAAAAATATTGGAACCCCTTGAAGAAGAAGCTCACAGAAACTCGTCAATAGAATTGGCAAATATCTATATGAAACAAGAAGATTTTGAAAAAGCAAGCCTTCTATTTAAAAAAATTGCCTCAAAAAATCCAAAAGATGAAATTTTACAGATATTATTGGGTGAATCTCTATTAAAAGCAGGAAATTGTGACGAAGGTGTAGATATATTACAAAGAGTATCCACAAAAACAAGAAATAATCGTATCAAAGCAAGAATAACAAACTTTTTAAGCGACTATAGAGAGATACCTCTTTTGGAAAATATAACCATTAATGATACACTTTTTATCACAACAACTGAATTGGAAACATATCATTCTATATCGATAAATGCAGATAATATTTCCCTTCCCCTTAGGCAATCTGTATTAGATACAGAAGTTTACCTGTTTTCACAAGATAAAAGAAGTTTTCCCTTTTCAATTGAGGTGGAATCTAAAAAAAAACCGTCATTAACTGAACCTTACACTCTCTATGAAATCAGAGAAGGAAAGACCTACCTTGCAAAATGGTCTGATGAAAAAGTTGCATCTCCCAATAAATGGCAACATATTAAACCTTTTAGTATTATATATCCATCAAAAGAGGCTCTCCCTGAAGGAATAAAAATTCTTAGGAACAACTATTTTGAAAAAGATGAACTTATAGTAGAGATTGAGATATTTTTTCCTTCAAATAATTGGGATATAAACATTTTCAATCCTTCCTATTTGCGAAGAGGAACAACAGTTTCACCCACACCTGATAGTTTTAGTAATTCTTCAGTTTTTTATAAAAACAGAGGCGATAACATAAAAATACAACTAATTTATCCAAAACGTCCAGATATATTAAATTATTATCCAGAAGTAGTTCTTACAAAAAAAACTATTTCTGAAAACAGAGCCATAAAAAACGAAAAAGAGGTAATACAATTTAATGGCGTAAGTGTAAAAACAGTTGAAAAGATACCGAACATTCTATTTTTAAAAGAGGTGAAAACAGTAGTCAATTTAGAAGAGAAGGTTGAGCGACTATGA